The Leptospira brenneri genome includes a window with the following:
- a CDS encoding LA_3478 family PerA/PerB upregulated protein, whose product MKMQKTNPVLNLKNVVLLLFIVFFINCIESNSGKVPPLITANVTPYTPGDLGIPTPPADSPLATLPAISNNERAAIEETFQMMAENGQLDQKFVKESSVASRNLLMNRPLTDAELEARVEAELKGQSYPVPTYGSEQAVLQKESEAADAFYGRIASDLPTLTVPELVKVRENFTLSLVMIRFMIDYGTTDNGIPTSFLIMAREKAVAIRQKVNEELIKRGVTTL is encoded by the coding sequence ATGAAAATGCAAAAAACGAATCCTGTCCTGAATTTGAAAAATGTAGTTTTGTTACTATTCATTGTCTTTTTTATTAATTGTATTGAATCTAACTCTGGTAAGGTTCCTCCACTAATTACTGCGAATGTAACACCATACACTCCTGGAGACCTTGGAATTCCAACCCCTCCCGCAGACTCGCCACTAGCAACTTTGCCAGCAATCTCCAATAACGAAAGGGCTGCTATCGAGGAAACTTTCCAGATGATGGCTGAAAATGGGCAACTGGATCAAAAGTTCGTAAAGGAATCGTCTGTGGCCTCACGTAATCTCCTCATGAACCGTCCTTTAACTGATGCTGAGTTAGAGGCAAGGGTAGAAGCTGAATTAAAAGGCCAATCTTATCCCGTTCCTACCTATGGTTCGGAACAGGCGGTTTTACAAAAAGAAAGCGAGGCCGCCGATGCCTTTTACGGACGAATTGCGAGTGACCTTCCTACTTTAACCGTGCCCGAATTAGTCAAAGTTCGTGAAAACTTTACCCTTAGCCTTGTCATGATTCGATTTATGATAGACTACGGCACGACAGACAATGGAATTCCCACTTCTTTTTTGATCATGGCTCGCGAAAAGGCAGTGGCCATTCGCCAAAAAGTCAATGAGGAATTAATCAAACGAGGAGTGACCACCTTATGA
- a CDS encoding LIC10707 family hydrolase: MSRNITAFFSLLAIWISPILADKNAFRTFFPEERQEVEYFINDTDCNTQFSDSHPDSFEPNKTFLTFYGDSLGDFVEEPLYGYFGWDKYLTMMNFGVEWNVQNLAVAGYTTEGVYNLVSRCALSIEKRINFKTSPNVALEIGGNDFWGNSLLLTFMPWKFGSVVDRVIYNTKAILYQLRNPRRNKNILVMGNFPNLSYSPTLGHTNKYFKPLSVHPDVNFSLNMDKLKEEQAKAFRDDVQRGFIASMGSMGGWLVAFIMPVDINKLNAEFSQAILGIKQAYNEAIAKLVVVSNIMELEALHSQILNLGSSPTGFDDWYWQWLRTIRNNPSMVTSLGMLFSQGPLELSVQEVNQKYGNVHFLPMYHLFIRQHDCFIFGQCWVANPLLYQDQIGHLNFLGYTIWASALSNKVVELNWHNSLVNGPPKFNGAVSIPGDDTVVVPTIDEYPPDSVVIHPDPIDIFIVICLFTGKCW; encoded by the coding sequence ATGAGTAGAAATATAACGGCTTTTTTTAGTCTTCTGGCAATATGGATTTCTCCTATCTTGGCTGATAAAAATGCATTTCGAACTTTTTTTCCAGAAGAACGTCAGGAAGTTGAGTATTTTATAAACGATACTGATTGCAATACTCAGTTCAGTGATTCGCATCCAGACTCCTTTGAACCAAACAAAACTTTCCTAACCTTTTATGGGGATAGTCTTGGAGACTTTGTCGAAGAGCCTTTGTATGGGTATTTTGGCTGGGATAAATACCTGACGATGATGAATTTCGGAGTCGAGTGGAATGTGCAGAATTTGGCAGTAGCAGGATATACGACGGAGGGTGTATATAATTTGGTTAGTCGTTGTGCTCTTTCAATAGAAAAGCGTATTAATTTCAAAACATCTCCTAACGTAGCACTAGAAATTGGGGGAAATGATTTTTGGGGTAATTCCCTTCTCCTTACCTTTATGCCTTGGAAATTTGGTTCGGTTGTGGATCGAGTGATATACAATACCAAAGCCATCCTTTACCAACTAAGGAATCCGCGTCGTAATAAAAATATATTGGTGATGGGAAACTTTCCCAATCTCTCTTATAGTCCAACCTTAGGGCACACAAATAAGTATTTTAAACCACTTTCTGTACATCCAGATGTCAATTTTTCATTGAATATGGATAAACTCAAAGAGGAACAAGCTAAGGCTTTTCGGGATGATGTCCAAAGGGGTTTCATTGCTTCTATGGGTTCCATGGGAGGATGGCTTGTGGCTTTTATTATGCCTGTTGATATCAACAAACTGAATGCAGAATTTTCACAAGCGATATTGGGAATCAAACAAGCGTACAATGAAGCCATTGCTAAATTAGTGGTTGTCTCAAACATCATGGAATTAGAGGCACTGCATTCTCAGATATTAAATTTAGGTTCTTCTCCCACAGGATTTGATGATTGGTATTGGCAATGGCTTCGGACCATTCGTAATAATCCAAGCATGGTAACTAGTCTCGGGATGCTTTTTTCCCAAGGTCCACTGGAACTTAGTGTCCAAGAAGTGAATCAGAAATATGGAAATGTGCATTTTTTACCCATGTATCATTTGTTCATTCGCCAACATGATTGTTTTATTTTTGGACAGTGTTGGGTTGCCAATCCCCTGTTGTACCAGGATCAAATCGGTCATTTAAATTTCCTTGGTTATACAATCTGGGCCAGCGCTCTATCAAATAAAGTCGTGGAACTCAATTGGCATAATTCATTGGTGAATGGACCTCCTAAATTTAACGGAGCCGTTTCCATTCCTGGAGATGATACTGTAGTCGTTCCTACAAT
- the loa22 gene encoding OmpA family outer membrane lipoprotein Loa22, which produces MMKKGFFLSLILLAGLSLSLTNCSSSEEKETPKDTTSTTGNTSTVSSRDLNAALLDEINVALKDYRYPDGVRRRGFSYKQADIQAEDFKTWAKDNVSYIKDALAKLPEGYALEVTGHADASGPEEAEGAKKGNGYYSQIRSDAVKDALVKQGIPADRIVTKASGSAKPISGFDEKDGINRRVTFQVISK; this is translated from the coding sequence CTGATGAAAAAAGGATTTTTTTTAAGCCTCATCCTCCTCGCAGGTCTTTCGCTTTCATTAACGAATTGTTCGTCTTCTGAAGAAAAAGAAACTCCCAAAGACACAACGTCCACTACGGGAAACACATCCACTGTATCTTCCAGAGATCTCAATGCAGCTCTTTTGGACGAAATCAATGTGGCTCTGAAAGACTATCGTTATCCAGATGGCGTTCGTCGCAGAGGTTTTAGCTACAAACAAGCAGACATCCAAGCAGAAGATTTCAAAACTTGGGCAAAAGACAATGTTTCTTACATCAAAGATGCTCTTGCGAAACTTCCTGAAGGTTACGCTCTTGAAGTGACTGGTCACGCAGACGCTTCCGGTCCAGAAGAAGCAGAAGGTGCTAAAAAAGGAAACGGATACTATTCACAAATTCGTTCTGACGCTGTAAAGGACGCTCTGGTAAAACAAGGGATCCCTGCTGACCGAATTGTGACAAAAGCTTCTGGTTCTGCGAAACCAATTTCTGGTTTTGATGAAAAAGACGGAATCAACCGTCGTGTGACTTTCCAAGTGATTTCTAAATAA
- a CDS encoding LIC_10705 family lipoprotein produces MKITYFLLICTFSLFGCIRNSDPRTYGIPNDAMAQILLFFVVPNLDFNQYCPPTDQIPILEPGTYNRYMAEGDTYIFDNRARLNATRTWTSQEYFTFVIQENPGQDIKLTSPRCGTSPGGYPARNDSNLIGQLETVRIPLMIPPLPVLRYGFFTILTATTGSGIVSFTTPSLQDPPQ; encoded by the coding sequence ATGAAAATCACTTACTTTCTTCTCATTTGCACATTCTCTCTGTTTGGTTGTATCCGTAACTCCGATCCTCGCACCTATGGGATTCCGAATGATGCAATGGCTCAGATTTTATTATTCTTTGTGGTTCCGAATTTAGACTTTAACCAGTATTGTCCACCGACAGACCAAATTCCCATCCTAGAACCAGGAACATATAACCGTTATATGGCGGAGGGAGATACTTATATTTTTGATAACCGTGCGAGGTTGAATGCTACTCGAACATGGACATCGCAGGAATACTTTACATTTGTGATACAGGAAAATCCTGGGCAGGATATCAAACTCACTAGTCCTCGTTGTGGGACAAGCCCTGGGGGATATCCTGCCAGAAATGATTCAAACCTTATCGGGCAATTGGAAACTGTAAGGATACCTTTAATGATTCCGCCATTGCCCGTTTTAAGATATGGTTTTTTCACTATACTAACTGCCACAACTGGATCTGGTATTGTTAGTTTTACAACACCAAGTCTACAGGATCCACCACAATGA
- a CDS encoding RluA family pseudouridine synthase, which produces MQIFVTVSEDYDQSRLDVFLKDNAGDDLSRSTVQKWIDSGFVTNKTKEQVATKNGYKVTLGEEYVVNVIARPPSRLEPIPMDIPVLYDEGEFMVIHKKAGIACHSGPGDDQPSLVNGLLHQFKNLSATGGERRPGIVHRLDKPTEGVLIIAKTDRAHAALSKMFQDRLVDKTYYAWVLQAPVESEGTVNLPIGRHPVERVKMCVREDGRMAITHYKTEKIVQTQTGRKFSLMKLGLETGRTHQIRVHMSKIGCPVVGDTLYSRSAKDYTQYGLLLFAKKLEFPHPFIPDKRILVELEFPERFKIFERKCPSY; this is translated from the coding sequence ATGCAAATATTTGTAACCGTTTCCGAAGATTATGACCAAAGTCGCCTGGATGTCTTTCTAAAAGACAATGCCGGAGACGATCTCAGCCGTTCTACCGTTCAAAAGTGGATCGATTCCGGGTTTGTGACAAACAAAACCAAAGAGCAAGTCGCCACTAAAAACGGCTATAAGGTGACTCTTGGCGAAGAATATGTCGTGAATGTGATCGCAAGACCACCATCGCGACTCGAACCCATCCCCATGGACATTCCTGTCCTCTATGACGAAGGCGAATTTATGGTTATCCATAAGAAAGCGGGGATCGCTTGCCACAGTGGACCGGGAGATGACCAACCTTCTCTTGTGAATGGATTGTTACACCAATTCAAAAACCTATCCGCCACAGGCGGTGAACGTCGTCCAGGGATTGTGCATCGGTTAGACAAACCCACAGAAGGTGTTCTCATCATTGCCAAAACCGACAGAGCTCATGCTGCTCTTTCGAAAATGTTCCAAGACAGGCTTGTGGATAAAACATATTATGCTTGGGTTTTGCAAGCGCCAGTGGAATCAGAAGGTACAGTGAATTTACCCATTGGCCGTCATCCCGTAGAACGAGTGAAGATGTGTGTGCGTGAAGATGGGCGAATGGCCATCACTCATTATAAAACAGAAAAAATTGTCCAAACACAAACAGGTCGTAAGTTTAGTTTGATGAAACTTGGGTTAGAAACGGGTCGTACCCACCAAATCCGCGTTCATATGTCTAAGATCGGATGTCCTGTAGTAGGAGATACTTTGTATTCTCGTTCCGCAAAAGATTATACCCAATATGGACTCCTTCTTTTTGCTAAAAAATTAGAATTCCCTCATCCCTTCATTCCCGACAAACGAATCTTAGTGGAGTTGGAATTTCCAGAAAGATTTAAAATTTTTGAAAGGAAATGTCCCAGTTATTAA